One window of Cellulomonas shaoxiangyii genomic DNA carries:
- the hisC gene encoding histidinol-phosphate transaminase, with protein MSRVPLRKALADLPAYVPGARVPVGAAAYKLSSNENPYPPLPSVVVAIADAAVDVNRYPDMYATELTAAIAARLGVAQESVVAGCGSVAVLGHVLTAVCEEGDEVVLPWRSFEAYPIAVELAHARGVRVPVGADGRLDLARMADAVTRRTKVVLVCTPNNPTGPAVRDDELRAFLDRVPRDVLVVLDEAYVEFVRDPQAPDALALFAEHPNVVVLRTFSKAYGLAGLRVGYAVARPRLANGIRAASTPFGVSHVAQLAALASLRAEGELLTRVEALVAERVRVLEALWAQGWAVPDSQANFVWLPLGDHATTFAERCARAGVLVRPFAGDGVRVSVGEKEATELFLEVAAAHAPR; from the coding sequence GTGAGCCGCGTCCCCCTCCGCAAGGCCCTCGCCGACCTGCCCGCGTACGTCCCGGGCGCGCGCGTGCCCGTCGGGGCGGCGGCGTACAAGCTCTCGTCCAACGAGAACCCCTACCCGCCGCTGCCGTCGGTGGTCGTCGCGATCGCGGACGCCGCCGTGGACGTCAACCGGTACCCCGACATGTACGCGACCGAGCTCACCGCGGCGATCGCCGCGCGCCTCGGCGTCGCGCAGGAGTCGGTGGTCGCGGGCTGCGGGTCCGTCGCGGTGCTCGGCCACGTGCTGACGGCCGTGTGCGAGGAGGGCGACGAGGTCGTGCTCCCGTGGCGCTCGTTCGAGGCGTACCCGATCGCCGTCGAGCTGGCCCACGCGCGTGGCGTCCGGGTGCCGGTGGGCGCCGACGGCCGCCTCGACCTGGCCCGGATGGCCGACGCGGTGACCAGGCGGACCAAGGTCGTGCTCGTCTGCACCCCGAACAACCCCACCGGGCCGGCGGTGCGCGACGACGAGCTGCGCGCGTTCCTCGACCGCGTCCCGCGCGACGTGCTGGTGGTCCTCGACGAGGCGTACGTCGAGTTCGTCCGCGACCCGCAGGCGCCCGACGCGCTCGCGCTCTTCGCGGAGCACCCGAACGTCGTCGTGCTGCGCACGTTCTCCAAGGCGTACGGGCTGGCGGGCCTGCGCGTCGGCTACGCCGTCGCGCGGCCCCGGCTCGCCAACGGCATCCGCGCGGCGTCCACGCCGTTCGGCGTCTCGCACGTCGCCCAGCTCGCCGCGCTGGCCTCGCTGCGCGCCGAGGGTGAGCTGCTGACGCGCGTCGAGGCGCTGGTCGCCGAGCGGGTCCGCGTGCTCGAGGCGCTGTGGGCCCAGGGGTGGGCCGTGCCCGACTCGCAGGCGAACTTCGTGTGGCTGCCGCTGGGCGACCACGCCACCACGTTCGCCGAGCGCTGCGCGCGCGCCGGCGTGCTCGTGCGCCCCTTCGCCGGCGACGGCGTCCGCGTGAGCGTGGGCGAGAAGGAGGCGACCGAGCTCTTCCTGGAGGTCGCCGCAGCGCACGCCCCGCGCTGA
- a CDS encoding phage holin family protein — protein sequence MGFVVRVLINGVAIWVATLILPGLQVLGGQTTAGRIGVILLVALLFGIVNAVVKPIVALLSLPLYILTLGLFTLVVNGLMLLLTEWITERTDWGLRIDDFGTAVLGALIVSVVSFVLSAVTNRD from the coding sequence ATGGGATTCGTCGTGCGCGTCCTCATCAACGGTGTGGCGATCTGGGTGGCCACGCTGATCCTGCCCGGCCTGCAGGTGCTGGGCGGGCAGACCACCGCCGGGCGCATCGGCGTGATCCTGCTGGTCGCGCTGCTGTTCGGCATCGTCAACGCGGTGGTGAAGCCGATCGTCGCGCTGCTCTCGCTGCCGCTGTACATCCTCACGCTGGGCCTGTTCACGCTGGTCGTGAACGGCCTGATGCTCCTGCTCACCGAGTGGATCACCGAGCGCACCGACTGGGGCCTGCGGATCGACGACTTCGGCACGGCCGTGCTCGGCGCGCTCATCGTGTCCGTCGTCAGCTTCGTGCTCTCGGCGGTCACGAACCGCGACTGA